The Shewanella algae DNA segment AGAGCCTCTTCATCCCGGTGCGCCTGATGCAGTGCTGTTGCCAGCTTGCCAAGTAAACTCAGGTCACCCGGAGCCGCTTCAAGCGCTTGTTGCAAAGAGCGGATTTCCGGCGTATCGGCAGCCTCTTCCGCCAATTTGAGTTTGGCTTGTAAACTGGCGTAGTATGCATCCTGATCTTCAAGCTTGATGCCGGCAAGCAAGCTCTTGGCACCGGCAATATCACCGCTTAACAGGCATGCATCGGCATAGGGCAAGGCCACCTCGGCGCCGTTGTGCTCGCCATAGGCCTCCTTCAGCAGCACCAGGGCTGCCGCGGCATCGCCTCCTGCGAGTAATTCTCTGGCGTCAGCAAGTTGCAACTCCCAGGCGGCGGGCAGATGTTTATCCAGCATGGCCTGAATTTGCGACTCGTCCTGCACCCCGGC contains these protein-coding regions:
- a CDS encoding tetratricopeptide repeat protein, translated to METRIELTRDNIQQVVEASKQQLVALVFWAQQSPESLGLLGTMEALASRYQGQLLLAAVNCETEMEIASYFQIQSLPTTLFLSQGQPVDGFAGVQDESQIQAMLDKHLPAAWELQLADARELLAGGDAAAALVLLKEAYGEHNGAEVALPYADACLLSGDIAGAKSLLAGIKLEDQDAYYASLQAKLKLAEEAADTPEIRSLQQALEAAPGDLSLLGKLATALHQAHRDEEALELLFAQLQQDLNAGNGELKQQFLTILSALGQGNALASGYRRKLYSLLY